The following nucleotide sequence is from Triticum dicoccoides isolate Atlit2015 ecotype Zavitan chromosome 7B, WEW_v2.0, whole genome shotgun sequence.
ATAATAATGCCGACGGCCCACATATGCCATTTCGATCACTCGCTCAGTGgacctacttttgtcatttcgggtACATTAGCTGTTAATTGCTTGCCCCAGTACTCTTGTCAGACTTGGACCGGACTTACTCTAGGAAAAAAACCGACAAATTCAAATGTGCTCAGGACTCACATTTAATATTCACACCCTGTAAAGCTCCCTGACTGTTCGTACATGTAGCATTTTTATATTCACGCCGTTCACCGCAGAATTTGTGCTGTATATATTTCTTTGCCATGAACTCGTGATTGACACCGATCGTTTTTCTTACTTTTTCTTTTAAACTTTTATATAAAAAAAGACATTTTACATCTGACTATTACGGAAAGCAATAGCCAGTATAATAAAGACAAACATTatcatcaaaataaaataaaacaataaCGGAACGCATGCCAATCACTAAAAatatactccatccgtcccataatataagacgtttcctTCGAGTGTGCGCCGCATGTCGTAGATTGAGAATTACATTGAACTGATAATAAATTAAAGGAACACGTACAAACACCCACGCCATACTAGGCCACACAATAGCCACTCATCACTTAGGAGGAGATATAGAAACCGTCGAAGAAATATTGATTAAATCATCATCCCAGCAGTACAgatttagggcatgtacaatggttgataagacagtgttatcttaagtcttgcatgtaatttagagatgacaagaaAACATGTCTACAATAGGTTATATCTtaaccttatcttcaataactagttatttttaaaaacatggtgagacatattgtgctaagaaatCATCTCTTAAATAAGAAAAGACAAACCTTTTTTATGGTTTCTCTTCCCTGCATCTCAGCATTTATCCTACATGACACTTCTAAGGCCATGTACAAtgattgataagatagtcttatcttaggtTTTGCATGTAATTTAGTGATGACAAAAAAaagtgtctacaatgggtcatctcttagccttatctccaATAACTAGTAATTCTTAAAAACCAGGTGAGGCATATTatactaagagatcatctcttgcctTCTTTTAAATAAGAAAAGACAAGcctttcttatgagttctctctcctccacctcatcgtttatcctatgtggcactcctaagatagcattATTGTAAATGCCCTAAGATAACACAGTTGTACATGCGTAATCCATCAACGTTGATACCACGAGTTGAAGGAATTGAAGCATGATGCAGAATAATAATACTACACACACGGATGTGTTACAAGTGTTTTACACGATCTATACCTAACTAATCTTTCTCCCTCCTGATTTTCAGTCGGGGTGGGGCCAACACCCCCTAATCTTCAATTCTATTGGTTCAGTTTAGTTAGCCGGTAAAATCAAAGTAAACCTTCGTACGTCTAGCACTGCTGCTAATAAACAGCCAACTGCTCATCTTGAAAGACACACTGTCAAAAAACGAAAACTAGTTTGTCTCAGTTGACGATTATCCCTATACCTTTTCTTATAACGCTTGGAGGAGAACAAAAGAGACGTACGAGAAGAAGAATCTGCGTTGGTAAGACGCAGCGTGGCAAACCTGTGTCTACGTGGCCTCCACAAACACCACATCGAGCAGTCAAACAATGGTTGCTCCGCATACCGAGGCGAGGCTGTGGAAGTAACACGTATGCGTGGATCGATCATGGAAACGAAATTGCTTTTTACAAATGTTGCTCGGAGCAAAATGCCTGCCATGTGATGGATCTCTGTGGGCATGCAAAGTTACCACGCACCAATCCAAAAAACGGCAGGCAACCGGATAAATGCTGCTTCAAAATGTTTAAATgtgcatctgagctacggtttcatCATCCATTAATGTACGTTAATGCACCACTTGTGTCCCAGCATGCAGGAGCAACGCCTAACGTGTACTAAAAAGAGTAGTGCTCAAAATTGCAGTACATGTTGGAGTACAATGATATCTTCCTAATTTGCGAATGCAGTAACTCGTTGCCAACCAGGGTGGGTGGTAGGGTACGTCTCGTCTATACATACGCGAGGCTGCCTGCTTCCATTTGATCTGGTTCATCCTCATCTGATCTGATACGGacatggcgacggcggcgacggcagtAAAAATGTCGCCTAGGTCGACCGGATACCCTTCGTCGTGCAAACCAAGCAACACCAGCTGCTACTGCAAGCCACCGGCCGCAGCTCCGATGAGCACCTTGTAAGTGGATTGGAGTGATgaatattttgtttttgttttgagaacACATGTGGTGGCgtaagtgcatgcatgcatgcatgatacaGTAATTAAACTCTGCATGGGGGACAGGAGGTGTAGGAGCGCCGTGAGCAGCAGAGGAGGTCCGACGGCCGgacggcgggaggaggaggaggaatggagGAGGTACCTTGCGCCGGAGAGGCTGGAGGTGCTGGCGCAGCTGGAGCCGTGGGCGGAGGCGAACATGCTGCCGCTGCTCAAGCCGGTGGACGAGGCGTGGCAGCCGGCGGACATGCTCCCGGACGCGGCGGCGCTGGGCGCGGACGGCTTCCAGGCGGCGTGCATCGAGCTCCGCGCCAGGGCGGAGGGCGTGCCAGACCCGCACCTGGTGTGCCTGGTGGGGAACATGGTCACGGAGGAGGCGCTCCCGACGTACCAGAGCATGTCCAACCGCTTCGAGGGCACCCGCGACGCCACCGGCGCCGACGGCACCGCCTGGGCGCGCTGGATCCGCGGCTGGTCCGCCGAGGAGAACCGCCACGGCGACGTGCTCAGCCGCTACATGTACCTCTCCGGCCGCCTCGACATGCGCCAGGTGGAGCGCACCGTGCACCGCCTCATCGCTTCCGGGATGGCCATGCACGCGCCGGCGAGCCCCTACCACGGCTTCATCTACGTGGCCTTCCAGGAGCGCGCCACCTCCATCTCCCACGGCAACACGGCGCGCCAGGTGCGCGCGCACGGCGACGCCGCGCTCGCGCGCATCTGCGGCGCCATCGCCTCCGACGAGAAGCGGCACGAGGCGGCCTACACGCGCGTCGTGGCGAAGCTCTTCGAGGTTGACCcggacgccgccgtgcgcgccatGGAGTACATGATGCGGCGCCGCATCACCATGCCAGCCGCGCTCATGGACGACGGCCGCGACGCCGACCTCTTCGCGCACTACGCCGCCGCCGCGCAGCAGGCCGGGGTGTATACCGCGTCGGACTACCGCGGCATCCTGGAGCACCTCATACGGCAGTGGCGGGTGGAGGAGCTCTCGACGGGGCTGTCCGGCGAGGGGAGGCGCGCGCGGGACTACGTCTGCGCATTGCCGGAGAAGATCCGGCGGATGGAGGAGAGGGCCCATGACAGGGTGCGAAAGGAGCCCACCCCGGTCCCGTTTAGCTGGATCTTTGATAGGCCTGTCAGCGTCGTGCTCCATTGATTCAAACAAACCCGGACTGTCCACATACCAGTACCACCATTGCTGCAGCGAGTGTGCCAGCTCGAGGCGAGAAGCTACAATATAGAATATGTTTCATGGCGCCGTCTTCTTGCGTAGGACATGTATTTATATCTTTCTAAAAAATGGACATGTATTTGTTTTTTTCTGGGTTCTTGTGTCTGTTT
It contains:
- the LOC119335492 gene encoding acyl-[acyl-carrier-protein] desaturase 7, chloroplastic-like gives rise to the protein MATAATAVKMSPRSTGYPSSCKPSNTSCYCKPPAAAPMSTLRCRSAVSSRGGPTAGRREEEEEWRRYLAPERLEVLAQLEPWAEANMLPLLKPVDEAWQPADMLPDAAALGADGFQAACIELRARAEGVPDPHLVCLVGNMVTEEALPTYQSMSNRFEGTRDATGADGTAWARWIRGWSAEENRHGDVLSRYMYLSGRLDMRQVERTVHRLIASGMAMHAPASPYHGFIYVAFQERATSISHGNTARQVRAHGDAALARICGAIASDEKRHEAAYTRVVAKLFEVDPDAAVRAMEYMMRRRITMPAALMDDGRDADLFAHYAAAAQQAGVYTASDYRGILEHLIRQWRVEELSTGLSGEGRRARDYVCALPEKIRRMEERAHDRVRKEPTPVPFSWIFDRPVSVVLH